In the genome of Phlebotomus papatasi isolate M1 chromosome 2, Ppap_2.1, whole genome shotgun sequence, one region contains:
- the LOC129800679 gene encoding uncharacterized protein LOC129800679 encodes MSAKIVNICVILLLTPAVLGRPQFVTFGKDGKVGVNFGGYHASAGLGGLLTGNAAHGGLSASAGTPYGQQAGAGLGGSVDGRTAGGLYAGASAGHGVGASAALAGNVEADGGGAGGSVAEAHATGLQKTVVQTVESQPPQVVTVDAPVVHHQPSLTVTKNVVATADAAPETTVGDTVVYHKIKTKKKFHTVPVQPAVVQQDTVVTPEQTIPTVQVQSQAPAAGVDYRKFLDFGFFANTAAGFGGAAQAPAVQPVQTVQTVQTVPAQPQHVVYRHRHHHHLKPAKRVHYQYVAAPQPPPVVQVEKRVYVPPPPTVQIHKTIQTAPAVVHKPVVVTRPVSSESSESSYSDSIESHELGSKTKTVTYTSGVHGGVHGHGGTFFDGVFGIPIATLTAVNQFLNGKAAGGGAHIQKSVTITKG; translated from the exons ATGAGTGcgaaaattgtgaatatttgtGTGATATTGCTTCTGACTCCTGCAGTTCTTGGACGACCTCAG TTCGTCACCTTTGGCAAGGATGGGAAAGTTGGGGTTAATTTCGGTGGATACCACGCTTCAGCTGGACTTGGAGGCTTGCTGACGGGAAATGCTGCCCATGGTGGTTTGTCAGCTTCCGCAGGAACTCCATATGGTCAGCAGGCAGGCGCCGGATTGGGCGGAAGTGTTG ATGGGCGGACCGCTGGTGGTTTGTACGCGGGAGCTTCAGCTGGGCATGGAGTTGGGGCTAGTGCAGCTCTCGCGGGAAATGTTGAAGCCGATGGCGGTGGCGCGGGTGGAAGTGTAGCTGAGGCTCATGCAACAGGACTGCAGAAGACTGTGGTCCAGACTGTAGAATCTCAACCACCGCAGGTGGTAACTGTTGATGCTCCTGTGGTCCACCATCAGCCCTCCTTGACTGTGACGAAGAATGTGGTGGCCACCGCAGATGCTGCTCCGGAGACCACCGTCGGTGATACTGTGGTCTACCACAAAATCAAGACTAAGAAGAAGTTCCATACTGTGCCAGTGCAACCGGCCGTCGTTCAACAG GACACTGTGGTGACACCAGAACAGACAATTCCTACTGTACAAGTCCAATCCCAAGCACCAGCAGCAGGTGTTGACTACCGGAAATTCCTCGATTTTGGCTTCTTTGCCAACACCGCAGCTGGATTTGGTGGAGCAGCCCAGGCTCCAGCAGTGCAGCCAGTGCAGACAGTGCAGACGGTGCAGACGGTACCAGCTCAGCCGCAGCATGTTGTCTATCGGCATCGTCATCATCATCACTTGAAGCCCGCCAAGAGAGTTCACTACCAGTATGTTGCTGCACCACAGCCTCCTCCAGTGGTTCAAGTGGAGAAGAGGGTGTACGTCCCTCCACCACCCACTGTCCAGATACACAAAACCATCCAGACAGCACCGGCAGTCGTCCACAAGCCG GTCGTGGTGACGAGACCAGTGAGTTCTGAGAGCAGCGAAAGCAGCTATAGCGACAGCATCGAAAGTCACGAGTTGGGATCGAAAACCAAAACCGTAACATACACATCTGGGGTCCATGGAGGAGTCCATGGACATGGAGGAACCTTCTTTGACGGAGTGTTTGGT